The nucleotide sequence TCGGCGGCCTCACGGTCGCCGCCGAGGGCGCGCCCCTCGACGTCGCGCTGGCCGGCGGCGCCTTCCGGATCGAGGGCGACGGCCGGGCCCTGCCGCCCGCCGTCGCGCTGACCCTGCGGCCCGGCACGACGCTCTCGATCCGCGCCGGGCGGTCCGGCGCGTGGTGCTACCTCGCGGTGGCCGGGCGCATCGACGTGCCGCCGGTGCTGGGCTCGACCGCGACCCATACCCGCTCGCGGCTCGGCGGCCTCGACGGGCGCGCGCTCGCACCCGGCGACGGGCTCACCGTCGCCGAGGCCCGCGCCGCCCTCGGCGAGCCGGCGATGCTGCGCGCGCCCTGGCTCGACCGGCCGCCCGGCACGATCCGGGTCGTGCTCGGGCCGCAGGACGACGCGTTCGCGCCCGCCGAAGTCGCGGCCTTCCTCGACCGCGACTGGACGGTGAGCCCGCGGGGCGACCGCATGGCCTGCTTCCTCGACGGCACGCCGCTCGTCCACGCGCGGGGGCACGACATCGTCTCGGACGGCGTCGCCCCGGGGGCGATCCAGGTGCCGGGCCAGGGTCTGCCGATCGTCCTGATGGCCGACCGGCAGCCGACCGGCGGCTACCCCAAGATCGCCACCGTGATCGGGGCCGATCTCGGCCGCCTCGCTCAAGGCCAGGCCGGCACGCGCCTGCGCTTCCGCGCGGTCAGCCACGCCGAGGCGGTTGAGGCGCGCCGGGCCGAGGCCGCCGCGCTGGAGCCGCCGGTTGTCCTGGAGCCGGTGGTGCGGACCGCGTTCAGCTCCGAGTTCCTGCTCGGCCGCAACCTCATCGACGGCGTCGTCGGCTGAGCCCGCTTCGGGTGGGGCCCGCACATCGCCTCCGGCTCGCGGCGTTCCAGTCTCGCCGCGAGGTTGCTCGGGTGAGCGAACGTATTACGCCCTGTGGGTTGCGCACGTATCGATAGATCCGTCGGTGCTCTTGCGGGACAAGGCCATGAACTTCGGAAGCCGGGCTCTCGCCACGGGATGATCGGGACCGCGGGTGCGGACGCAGCCCTGAGTCTCCAGGCTGCCGTGGCACCGCGCCGAAGCTGGCGGCCGACACCGCTCTGGGGCCGGGGATCCGACAGGCCGCCCCTCAGCCCGGCAGGAAGGCCTGCCGCCCGCCGCCCGCGACCTCCTCGACGGCGCAGCCGTAGAGCGTCGCGAGGCTGGCGCGGTTGATCGTGCGGGCGCTGGGGCCGCTCGCGACGAGGCGCCCGTCCGCCAGCATCGCGACGTCGTCGGCGTGGCGCAGCGCCTGGTTCGGGTCGTGCGTGGTGAACAGCACCGCGAGGCCCGCGCCTGTCAGCGCCCGCATCTCAGCCAGCACCCGGCCCTGGTTGCCGAAATCGAGGCTCGCGGTCGGCTCGTCCAGCACGATGAGCCGCGGGGCCTGGGCCAGCGCCCGGGCGATCAGGGCGAGCTGGCGTTCGCCGCCCGAGACCTGCGTGACCGGACGCTCGGCCAGATGCGCGATCCCGAGCCGGGCGAGCGCGGCCTCGGCCGCCGCGACGTCGGCGGGACCCGGCCCCGCGAGCGCTCGCTGGTGGGCGAGCCGCCCCATCAGCACCGTCTCGCGCACGCTGAAGCCGAAGGCCTGTCCCCCCGCCTGCGGCACGTAGGCGATGCGCCGCGCCCGCTCGGCGACGGCGTGGGCGGCGAGCGGGGCGCCCTCCAGCCGGATCTCGCCCGCGAGCGGCGGCAGCAGGCCGATGAGGGTGCGCAGCAGCGTGGTCTTGCCGCCGCCGTTCGGGCCCAGCAGCGCCAGGGCCCGGCCGGGCACGAGGGCGAGGTCGATCGCTCCCGCGACGCGCCGACCGCGATAGCCCACGACCAGTCCGCACGCCGCGAGGACCGGGGCCGCCTCCGTCACGACCATCCGCCGCGGGTGCGCGCGAGCAGCGCGATGAAGAAGGGCGTCCCGACCACCGCCGTGAGGATGCCGAGCGGCACCTCGACCGGGGCCATCGTGCGCGCGAGCGTGTCGATGAGGAGGAGGAAGCCGCCGCCGAGGAGCGCGGCGGTCGGCAGGAGGCGCGGGAAGCTCGGGCCGACGAGGAGGCGCGCGAGGTGGGGCACGACGAGGCCGACCCAGCCCACGATCCCCGCCGCGGCGACGCTCGCTGCCGTCACCAGGGTGGCACCCACCACGATCGCCGCCCGCAGCACCCCGGTGGGGACGCCGAGCGCGCGGGCCTCCTCGTCGGGCAGCGACATCGCGTTCATGCGCCAGCGGAGCGCCAGCAGCAGTGCGGTGCCGGCGAGCACCGCGAGGGCCAGCGGCAGCAGGTCACCGAGGCCGATGCCCGCGAGGCTGCCGAGGAGCCAGAAGGTGATGGCGGGCAGCTGGTTGTAGGGATCGGCGAGGTACTTGGCGAGGCCGATGCCGGCCCCGAGCAGCGAGCCGACCACGATCCCCGTGAGGACCAGGGTGAGCACCGCGTCGCCACCGCGCAAGGTGGCGCCGATGGCGTAGACCACCGCCACCGCGCCGAGCCCGCCCGCGAAGCTCAGGGCCTCGATGCCGAGGATCGGCAGCCCGAGCAGGATGCCGGCGACGGCCCCGAGCGCCGCGCCGGACGAGGCGCCGAGCAGGTCCGGCGAGACGAGCGGGTTGCGGAACAGCCCCTGGAAGGCGGTGCCGGCGGCGGCGAGCCCCGCGCCGACGAGCAGGGCGGCCAGCACCCGCGGGCCGCGCACCTGGAACAGCACCGCGCCCGTCGCGGGCGGCAGCCCGGAGGGCGTGCCCGTCAGGCCGGCCCAGAGCGCGCGGGCGAGATCGAGCGGCGAGAGCGGGAAGCGCCCGACGCCGAGCGCCAGCAGCACCGCCAGGAGAAGGAAGGCCAACGCCGCAGCGAGCCCCGCGCGCGGGCTCATCCCTGCCCCGCGAGGATGCGGGCGGCCTCCGCGGCGTCGATCGGCCGGCCGTAGAAGCGGGCGTGGAAGGCGCGGGTCTCGGCCGCGAGATCCTCCGGGAACAGGTTCGGGTAGAGGCAGTGCCCGAGCCAGAGCAGGCCGAGGAGGCGGTTCACGGAGGGCGGCGATTCGAGCCAGCCGAAGGGCAGGTGCGGCGCGAGGTGGACCCGGTCCTCCCGGACCGCGCGCAAGGACGCCCAGGCCGGATCGCCGCGCAGGCCCGCGGCGAAGCGGGCGTCGGTCGCCACGATCGCGTCGGGGTCCCAGGCGAGCACCTGCTCCACCGAGACCGTCGCCAGCCCGCCGCTCGCCTCGCCCGCGACGTTGCGGGCGCCCACGAGATCCAGGCTCTCGACGTTGATCGCGCCGCCGCGCCCCGTCTGCAGGCCGCGCGGTCCGAGCGCGGCGTAGACGCGCGGGCGCCGCTCCGCCGGCACGGTCGCGACCCGCGTCGCGACCCGGTCGAGGATCTGTTGCGCCGCCGCGGCCCGGTCCTCGCCCGCCGCCTCGCGCCGCAGGAGACGGCCGAGCACCCGGTAGGTCTCCGGCGTCCGCGCGAGCGCTCCGTCGAGGAGCGCGTAGGGCACGCCGGTCTGCGCCTCGACGCGGCGCGCCAGCGACAGGTAGGTCTCCGAGGTCGAGCCCGCGTCGAGGATGAGGTCGGGCGCGAGCGCCAGCACCGATTCGAGGTTCGCGGTGTTCCCGCGACCGGTGAGGCGTCCGATCTCGGGCCGCGCGGCGATCTCGGGCAGGAGCAGCGCGCGCTCGTCCGGGCGCAGCGCGCGGGGCCAGCCGAGGAGCAGGTCGGGGGCCAGGGTGTAGAGCAGGATCGCGGCCGGCGGCCCGGCCGGGAACACGCGGGCGACCGCGGCCGGCACGGGCAGGTCGCGCCCGGTGGCGTCGCGCAGGGTCGCGGGGGCCGCGCGCGCGCCGCCCGCGGCGAGCGCGGCCGCGCCGATGAGGAGCGTGCGTCGGGATGGCGCGCCGGGAATCCCGCTCATGCCGGGCCCGTCTCGAAATCGCCGGGCTGGGGCGGGGCGAGCGGGGTGAAGGCGCAGCGGTCGGGCTTGAGGTCGATGAGCGGCGTGCCGTCGAGGCAGTCGAGCCCCTGCACGAGGACGGTGGCGCCCTCGATCCCGACGAGGCGGGCGCGGGCCGTGCCGATCGGGTTCGGACGCACCGGCGAGCGCAGCGAGAAGGCGCCGCGCGCGCTGCCGTCGTGCCGCGGGCTCTGCAGCACGAGGTCGCGCCGCGAGCGGTCGAGCCAGTAGAGCACCTCGACCTCCGCGTACTGCTCCAGCCCGGCGAGCGCCGGGGCGAAGGGCTCGGCGATCTCGAGGCGGCAGAGCGGCCCGTCGAGCCGGCCCTGGCGCGGGCAGGCCAGCCGGTCGGTCCAGGGGGTGCGGATGGTGCCGATGAAGATGAGGCCCGCATCGGTCGCGGGCGGCAGGTCCACCGCGACCTCGCCGGCCCGGATCTCGTTCAGGCGCACCATCCCCAGCACTCCCCGATCCGGCGCGGCCGTGAGGCCGGCATCCCGGCTCGCGGTCCCGTGGGCGGCGCCTGCACGCGCACGGGTCGCCTCTATAGCCGCTCGGTCCGGCCGATGGGAAGCGCGCGGACCGGCCGCGCCGCGGGCGTGGATCCGCCCGACGTTCGCGCTCGCGATCCCGATGGTCGGGATCGAGATCACGACATGTAGTTGACGAGGGAGAGCTTCGAGAGCGTCGCGGTGACCTGATAGCTTGCCTGGAGACGGTTCTGCAGGTCGAGGAGCTTCGTGGTGACCTCGGTCGTGTCGGCCGATTCGACCCCCGCCATCGCGTTCTCCATGATGTTGCGGGTGGCGCGGTTCTGGGTCTGGGCGTTGCTCATCGCGGTGTTGGAGAGGCTGAGATCGGTCACGATCTCCTGGATGCTGGGGCTGGTGCTCACCGCCCGAACGAGCGTGGAGGCGCGGTCGGCCATGGCCTGCCACTTCGCGTTGGAATCCGGGTCCGTGCTCGCGGGCGTGCCGAGCACGACCGCCGCCATGCCGGCCAGCACCGCGCGCAGCGGCGCCTCGTTCGCCCGCGCGCCGATCTGCGCGGTGCTGCCGGCGCCGGTCTGCACCGTCGCGGTGGCGCGCGGGTCGGTCGCGGCGTCCTCGCCCCGGTACCATTGCACCGTCGTGTCCTGCGGCGTCTGCGTGTAGCCGGTCCCGGTGTCGTTGATCCGCCGGGCCGCGAGTCCCGGGATGGACGAGCCGTCGAAGAAGTCCGCCGCCGCCCGCACCGTGGCGCTGGCGGTGAGGCTCGATCCGGAGGCGAGCTTCACGGCGGCGTCGAGCGCGGCCTTGAGGTTGCCGGCGGTCGCGGCGGGGCCGGCGGCGTCGATCGCGAAGGTCCCGGGCTTATCGGGCGTGCCGCTCGCCCGCGCCGTCAGGGTGATCGAGGTCGTGGTGCCGTCGTGCAGGGCGAGCTTGAGCGTGATGCTGTCGCCCACGGCGGGCTGCGTCGTCAGAAGCCCGATCTGGACCGTCGCGGGACTGCCGGCCGCGAAGGTCAGCCGGAGCAGGGGAATCGGTTCTCCGGCCGCGTTCTTCAGCATCGCCCCGGCCGCATCCGTCTGCGCGCTCTGGACGCTGGCCAGGGTTCCCGGTGCGAGGAGACGCTGGAGCTGCGTCGCGGCGGCGGCCTGCCGTTCCGCCGCCGTGGCGCCGGGCAGAGGCAGCGCGAACGCGGTCGTATCGCCGAGGCCGGGCTGGGCGGTCGCGTGGAAGTCGATCGTCTTCTGGCTGCCGTCCGGCTGGTTCACGACAACGCGGAAGCTCTGCCCCTCCCTGGGCTCGGCATCGAAGGTCACCTGCGGCGTGACGGACTGGACGCCGGTGAGGCTGGCGCCGGACGGCAGCAGGGCTGCGAGCTTCGTGGTGTCGGTCGCGAGGTTTCCGCTGACCGGAAAGGCCGTCGTGCCGGAGGGGGCGGTCCCGTTCGTCGCGTAGTACTCGACAGACCGGCTGCTGCCGTCGGCGAGTTGGACGAGCGCGCGAAAGCGCTGGCCCTCGCCGACGGGGGCGGTGAGGTTCGCCGTCGTGTCGGCGGGCGTGTAGCTGGCGGTCAGCGCCGTGCCGGTGGTCACCGGCGCGCCCACGAGCGTGAACCCGAAATTGGCGCGCACCTCCGCGTTCGTGTCCTCGCGGAGGGTGAACGTCGTGCCGACGGGCGTCGTGGCGACGGGCGTCGTGGCGAGCCGGCCCATCCCGTCCGCCCCGAGATCGGCATTCCGCTGCTGCTCGACGAGCTTGGCGACCCCGGCCCTCGTGCCGTCCCCGTTGAGCATCGTCTGCGTATCGACGACCGGCTCCGTCTCGCTGTCGCGGCCGCCGAAGATGTAGATGCCGGCACCCGTCTGGTTCAGGGCGTCGACCGCGGCGTCGAGGCCGTTGCGGGCGAGCGTCGCGCTGTTGATCGTGCCGCTGGAGCTGCGCACGAGGCCGTTTGCGAGGTTCGATTTCAGCTCGGTGCCGAAATTGATCACCGCCGTGAGGCTGCTGGTGGCGAGCTGGGCGCGGGTCTGGCCGTAGCCGATCGCCGCGTCGTAGCCGTCGAGCGCGCTCAGCGTCGCGTGCGCCGTGAGGCTGGTGGTGCGCCCGACCCCCAGACCCCCGTAGGTCTCGGCTGTGCGCCCCGTCGAGAGCTGCGTCGTGAGCGTGCCGAGCTGGTTCTTGAGGTCGAGGATCTGCTGCGTGTTCCGCTGCGTCACGTAGGCGCCGGCGGCGTAGGGGCGGAGCGTGGTCATGCGCTACATCCGGAGCAGGGTATCGAGCATGTCGCGCGCAGCGGTGAGCACGCGCGCGTTGGCGGTGTAGGCCTGCTGCAGGGCGATGAGGTTCGACATCTCCTCGTCGATGCTCACCGCAGCGCCCTCCGCGAAGCGGCTCTGCGCCGCCGAGAGGGCGACGCCCTGGCCGCTGTCGATGGTCTGGGCCTGCGCCGAGGCCGAGCCCTGCGCGGCGATCACGTCCTGGGCGAACTTGACCAGCGTGGTGCTGTAGGGGGCCGCGAGGCCGCCGATGCCGCTCGAGGACGAGAAGGTCCGCTCGGTCTGCGTCAGCGCGCCGTAGGCGAAGTTCGCCCGCGTCGCGTCGGCGCCCGTGGCGCTTCCGCCCAGGGCGGTCAGCACCGCGGTGTCCGCCTTCACGACCGGGTTGACGGCCAGGCGCTGCGCGAAGCCCGTGCGCTGGGCGCCGTTGTCCAGGGAATCGGTGAACAATCCCTTGGCGCTGCCGTCCACGAACAGCGCGAATTCCGGGTAGGTCTGCGCGTCCGAGATCGATTGCGGGACCGTGACGCTCGCCGTGCCGCCGACCACCCGCCAGCCCGTGCCGCCCGACAGGGTGAGCGCGCCCGCGGTCCCGGCCGCGTCGAGGCTCGGGACGGCGGCGGCGGGGTAGCCGCGCGCGGTCGCCGCGTCCGAGAGGCCGCCGAGCGCGTCCTTGATCGCCTGGAGGGAGGGCGGCGTGCCGGGCGTGATCCGGACGGTCTGGACGAAGGCGGTGGCGTCGTCGCTGAGGGCGGCGGCCTGGGGTTTGGAGTCGAACGCCGAGGCGACCAGGATGACGTTGCGGCTGGCGCCGTCCGGGCCCGTGACCTGCAGGGTGATCCGGTCGCCCGGCTGCTTCATGCCGGAGAGGTCGAGCGTCGTCTCCTCCCGGTTCGTGAGCGGGTTCGTCGCGACCGTGCCGGCGACCGTCCGCCCGGTGGTGGCGGTGGCGAGGCCCGCCGCGAGATCGTCCAGGCGGCGCTGCGCCTGGGGCAGGAGGGTGTCGCGCAGTTCGAGATTCGCCGCGATCGTGCCGGCGGAGAGCCGGCCCTCGTCGCTCAGCGCGATCCGGGCCCCGCCCGGCAGGGTGGCGATCAGCGTGCCGACGCTGCGCGTCTCGGGCGGGTCGTAGCTGGCATTCGCGGTGAGCGTCGGACGCCCGTCGAAGCTCAGGCCCGCGGCGACCCCGCGATCGACCAGGGTGATGCCCGAGGCGGTCATCACCGTTGCGGACCCGTCGCGCTCGCTCGTGACGCGCAGGTCCATGTAGCCGGCGAGCTTGTTGATCTGCTGGTCGCGCTGGTCCTCCAGCGCGGCGCGGGTGCCGCCGTCCCCCGCCGTCTGCACCTGCACGTTCAGCCGGGCGATGCTGTCGAGGAGCGCGTTCGCGTCCTGCACCTGGCCGGTCAGCGTGTTCTCGATGCCGGTGCGCAGGTCCTGCACGCCCTGCGCGATGCCGCCGATCTTGGTGGCGAGCGCCTGGGCGGCATCGACGACGCTGCTGCGCGCCGCTGCCGAGGTCGGGTTGATCGCCAGCGTCTGCAGCGACTGCGTGTAGCCGTTGAGCACGCCGTCGAGCGCCGTGGCGTCGCCGGGCACGCCGTAGAGCTTCTCGAGCTGTCCGAGGATGTCGGCCTTGGTGCCGGTGTAGCCGGAGCCCGCCGTCTCCAGGCGCAACTGCTTCAGGGCGGCGAGGTCGAAATTGCGCGTGATCGCGCCGGTCGCCACCCCGGCATTGTTGAGGCCCTGGGCGACCGGGCTCGTGCTGCGCTTGACGTAGCCCGCCGTACCCGCGTTGGCGACGTTCTGCGAGACGAGGGCGATCGAGGCCTGCGTCGCCCGCAGGCCGGCCGTCGCCGTGTTGACCGCGTCGAGTCCCATCGCCTCCGCTCCCGTCGCCCGCCCTCAAGCCTGCCGCAGGATCAGCGGACGATGTTGATGAGGTCGGACATCATCTGCTGGGCGGTCGACATGACGCGCGTGTTCGCAGAGTAGGCCTGCTGCGTTACGATCATCTTAGAGAACTCGTCGGCGATGTCGGTGTTCGACTGCTCGACGCTGCCGCCCTGGATGCTCGACCCGACGAGGCCCGCCAGCGGCGGCCCGGAATCGTCGGTGGCCTTGTAGTTGCCCTGCGAATCCGGGCTCAGGCCGTCCGGGTTGGTGAAGCGGGCGATCGCCACGCTCGCCAGCGTGACCACGGACCCGTTCGAGAACGTGCCGACGATCTTGCCCTCGGAGGTGATCGACACGTCGTTGATGGTGCTGACGCCGTAGCCGTCCTGGCTCAGGGCATCCGTGCGCACGTCGCCGGTCGAGGAGGCGAACTGGGTCAAGGTCGAGGCATTAAATTTGATGTTGACGCTGCCGACGTCGCCGCCGTTGATCTTCATGTTGTTGATCGGCAGGATGCCGTCGGCCGGCTGGATCAGCTTGCCCGAACCGTCGAAGGTCACCGCCGTCCCGGCATTGATCCAGGTCGTGTCGCTCTCCGCCTTCGTCGTGTCGGCGGCGTAGAACAGGTTCCAGACCGCGTCCTTCTTCGGCGGTGTGTTCGACGGACCGGCCTCCTGGGCGTCCTGGACCTTGGCCCAGCGCGTATTGAGCGACAGGGGCGCCCCCGTGCCGCTGTACACGGTGATCTTCGGTCCCGAGACGCTGCCGTCGATGAAGTTCGAGACGGCTTTCGGATCTGCGGTGCTGTTGGCGATGGAGAGCGGCGTCGCTGAAGTCTTGCCTTCGCCGGCATTGGTGGGAATGACGACCTGCGTGGCGAGGGCGGTCGCCTTCGCGGCGTCGGTGGCACCGTTCGCCTGGTACAGGTAGTTCTTCGTGATGGCGGAGGTCGCCGTCACCGGCGCGAGCGGCAGGTTCGCGCCGTAATTGATCGTGTTGGTCTTCTTCGCGGCCAGCGTGGTCTGCGCGAGCTTGATCGGCTGCTGCGTGCTGGACTGGCCGGTGGCGGGATCGATGTTCTGGCCGAGCAGGTAGGCGCCCCCGCCGTTGACGAGGTAGCCTTCCTTGTCGATCGAGAAGTCGCCGCGGCGCGTGAAGATGTCGGTGCCCGTGAAGGCGGTCTGACCGTTGGCGTCGCCGGTGCGCTTCTGCACCACGAAGAAGCCGTCGCCCTGGATCGCCATGTTGGTCGGCGTCTGCGTCGCGATGACGTTGCCCTGCATCGCGTTGGTGAGCCGCGCCTGCGCGAAGACGGAGCCCGCCGATTCACGGCCCGGAGTCTGGTCCGCGATCAGGTCCACGAAACTCGTGTCGATGCGCTTGTAGCCCGTCGTCTGCGAGTTCGCGATGTTTCCCGAGATGTTGCCGATGGCGTAGGACTGCGATTTGAGTCCGGAGACCGACGTCTGCAGTGCGGAAAAGATGTCCACGACCGGTGATCTCCGAGCTGTATGCCACTGTCGAGGAGCAGTGATACCAAGATCCGTACCAGACCCTAACCTGTTGTAATATTTGGCACGAGCATCGGGCGGTCGACGAGACGGGCCGCGTGGGCCGGCAGAATCTGCCGATCGCTCGGCTGAATTGACCTGTCCGTGCAGCGGACGCGCGATGCCGTGCCGAGGGTTGAGCGGGCACCGCACGCCTGCGCCGCGGCTGGCGCGGCCTTCGCGCCCACGCGAGGCCGCGACCAGGTTCGCGCGGGAGACCGGCGCGGCGCCGCGGCGGTCCTTGGGCCCATGCGAGGTTCGGCTCGGGGGCGACGGCGATCTCGGGAACGACACGCTCTTCGGCAAGCGGACGGCAACGTCATTGACCGAGGCCAGGACGCCGACATCCTCTCCGGTGGTGATGGCAGCGACATCCCGTGCGGCGGCCAGGCCAGGAGCGCCGACCAGGGCTTCATCGCGAGCTGAACCCACCGGACCGCCCATAGCCGGTTCGTGCCGGGCGCGTGCCGGTAGGCGACGGGCCGGAGCCCCGCGCCGGCCGGCGCGTTCTCCTCCATCGCCGCCAGGTCGAGGGAGCGCATCGTGTACAGAGTGAGAGGTACGGATCCGCGCGGACGGACCATGACCTTCGCCTGTGGAACCGACGAGCAGGCGATGGAGAAGACCTGGGAGCTGCAGCGGCGCGGCTTCCGCGATGTCGTGGTGTTGGACCCGAGCGGCCGGGAACTGAGCGCGGTCGCCTTCGAGCGGTCCCTGGATATCGACTGGGATTGAGCGGGGCCTTCGCCCGGTGCGCTCGCCGGGCGACACACTACCCTTGGTTGGGCGCGCGGCATCGAGACCCTGATCATCTGCGGCGTGACGACGGAGGTCTGCGTGCACACCACGGTGCGCGAGGCCAACGACCGCGGCTACCGCTGCCTCGTCGTTGCGGATGCCTGCGCGTCGTAAAATCCGGCCTTCCACGAGGCCGCCCTGGCGATGATCACCGCGCAGGGCGGCATCTTCGGCTGGGTCTCTCCCGCGCGGCTCCGGTGATCGCCGCCCTCGCGCCCCGGTGACCCGGCCGCGCGTGGGGCGGCAACCGAGGCGTGCCCGGTCCTGATTTTTCACCGTTGGGGCGGCAGGGGCACATCGGCGCCGATCATGCATCTGATACGAGCCGGCCCCGGGACCCGCCGTGCGAGAGGATGCGCGTCAGCGATGAGAGAGGGTGAGAGGAGCCCCCCGACCAACCGCGTGGGAGCGATCTGCCGGTCCCTTCGCCGGGCCATCGTGGAGAGAGCCCTGACCCCCGGGGACCGCCTGCCCGAGGACGCGCTCGGCGAGCGGTTCAGCGTCAGCCGCACCATCGCCCGGCAGGCGCTCGGCCAACTGGCGGGCGAGGGGCTGGTCGAGCTCCGCCGGAACCGCATCGCCGTGGTCGCGAGCCCGAGCTGGGAGGAGGCGCGCGACACCTTCGACGTGCGCATCAGCCTGGAGCGCCTCGTGGTCCAGCGGTTGGCCGACCGGCTCAGTCCCGAGCAGCGGGCCGCGCTCGAAGCGCATATCGCCGGGGAGGAGCGGGCGAGCGGGGGCCCGGACGCGGCCTCGATCCGGCTCGCCACGGAGTTCCACCTGCTCCTGGCCGAGATGACCGGAAGTCCCGTGCTCAACCGTTA is from Methylobacterium radiodurans and encodes:
- a CDS encoding biotin-dependent carboxyltransferase family protein, translated to MSGAASGPPVLRIAAAGGGATLQDRGRYGAMRYGITPAGPMDPLAHATANRALGNPPGATAIEVGLGGLTVAAEGAPLDVALAGGAFRIEGDGRALPPAVALTLRPGTTLSIRAGRSGAWCYLAVAGRIDVPPVLGSTATHTRSRLGGLDGRALAPGDGLTVAEARAALGEPAMLRAPWLDRPPGTIRVVLGPQDDAFAPAEVAAFLDRDWTVSPRGDRMACFLDGTPLVHARGHDIVSDGVAPGAIQVPGQGLPIVLMADRQPTGGYPKIATVIGADLGRLAQGQAGTRLRFRAVSHAEAVEARRAEAAALEPPVVLEPVVRTAFSSEFLLGRNLIDGVVG
- a CDS encoding ABC transporter ATP-binding protein gives rise to the protein MTEAAPVLAACGLVVGYRGRRVAGAIDLALVPGRALALLGPNGGGKTTLLRTLIGLLPPLAGEIRLEGAPLAAHAVAERARRIAYVPQAGGQAFGFSVRETVLMGRLAHQRALAGPGPADVAAAEAALARLGIAHLAERPVTQVSGGERQLALIARALAQAPRLIVLDEPTASLDFGNQGRVLAEMRALTGAGLAVLFTTHDPNQALRHADDVAMLADGRLVASGPSARTINRASLATLYGCAVEEVAGGGRQAFLPG
- a CDS encoding FecCD family ABC transporter permease, whose protein sequence is MSPRAGLAAALAFLLLAVLLALGVGRFPLSPLDLARALWAGLTGTPSGLPPATGAVLFQVRGPRVLAALLVGAGLAAAGTAFQGLFRNPLVSPDLLGASSGAALGAVAGILLGLPILGIEALSFAGGLGAVAVVYAIGATLRGGDAVLTLVLTGIVVGSLLGAGIGLAKYLADPYNQLPAITFWLLGSLAGIGLGDLLPLALAVLAGTALLLALRWRMNAMSLPDEEARALGVPTGVLRAAIVVGATLVTAASVAAAGIVGWVGLVVPHLARLLVGPSFPRLLPTAALLGGGFLLLIDTLARTMAPVEVPLGILTAVVGTPFFIALLARTRGGWS
- a CDS encoding iron ABC transporter substrate-binding protein; its protein translation is MSGIPGAPSRRTLLIGAAALAAGGARAAPATLRDATGRDLPVPAAVARVFPAGPPAAILLYTLAPDLLLGWPRALRPDERALLLPEIAARPEIGRLTGRGNTANLESVLALAPDLILDAGSTSETYLSLARRVEAQTGVPYALLDGALARTPETYRVLGRLLRREAAGEDRAAAAQQILDRVATRVATVPAERRPRVYAALGPRGLQTGRGGAINVESLDLVGARNVAGEASGGLATVSVEQVLAWDPDAIVATDARFAAGLRGDPAWASLRAVREDRVHLAPHLPFGWLESPPSVNRLLGLLWLGHCLYPNLFPEDLAAETRAFHARFYGRPIDAAEAARILAGQG
- the tsaA gene encoding tRNA (N6-threonylcarbamoyladenosine(37)-N6)-methyltransferase TrmO, with the translated sequence MVRLNEIRAGEVAVDLPPATDAGLIFIGTIRTPWTDRLACPRQGRLDGPLCRLEIAEPFAPALAGLEQYAEVEVLYWLDRSRRDLVLQSPRHDGSARGAFSLRSPVRPNPIGTARARLVGIEGATVLVQGLDCLDGTPLIDLKPDRCAFTPLAPPQPGDFETGPA
- the flgK gene encoding flagellar hook-associated protein FlgK, whose translation is MGLDAVNTATAGLRATQASIALVSQNVANAGTAGYVKRSTSPVAQGLNNAGVATGAITRNFDLAALKQLRLETAGSGYTGTKADILGQLEKLYGVPGDATALDGVLNGYTQSLQTLAINPTSAAARSSVVDAAQALATKIGGIAQGVQDLRTGIENTLTGQVQDANALLDSIARLNVQVQTAGDGGTRAALEDQRDQQINKLAGYMDLRVTSERDGSATVMTASGITLVDRGVAAGLSFDGRPTLTANASYDPPETRSVGTLIATLPGGARIALSDEGRLSAGTIAANLELRDTLLPQAQRRLDDLAAGLATATTGRTVAGTVATNPLTNREETTLDLSGMKQPGDRITLQVTGPDGASRNVILVASAFDSKPQAAALSDDATAFVQTVRITPGTPPSLQAIKDALGGLSDAATARGYPAAAVPSLDAAGTAGALTLSGGTGWRVVGGTASVTVPQSISDAQTYPEFALFVDGSAKGLFTDSLDNGAQRTGFAQRLAVNPVVKADTAVLTALGGSATGADATRANFAYGALTQTERTFSSSSGIGGLAAPYSTTLVKFAQDVIAAQGSASAQAQTIDSGQGVALSAAQSRFAEGAAVSIDEEMSNLIALQQAYTANARVLTAARDMLDTLLRM
- a CDS encoding flagellar hook protein FlgE; protein product: MGGPVGSARDEALVGAPGLAAARDVAAITTGEDVGVLASVNDVAVRLPKSVSFPRSPSPPSRTSHGPKDRRGAAPVSRANLVAASRGREGRASRGAGVRCPLNPRHGIARPLHGQVNSAERSADSAGPRGPSRRPPDARAKYYNRLGSGTDLGITAPRQWHTARRSPVVDIFSALQTSVSGLKSQSYAIGNISGNIANSQTTGYKRIDTSFVDLIADQTPGRESAGSVFAQARLTNAMQGNVIATQTPTNMAIQGDGFFVVQKRTGDANGQTAFTGTDIFTRRGDFSIDKEGYLVNGGGAYLLGQNIDPATGQSSTQQPIKLAQTTLAAKKTNTINYGANLPLAPVTATSAITKNYLYQANGATDAAKATALATQVVIPTNAGEGKTSATPLSIANSTADPKAVSNFIDGSVSGPKITVYSGTGAPLSLNTRWAKVQDAQEAGPSNTPPKKDAVWNLFYAADTTKAESDTTWINAGTAVTFDGSGKLIQPADGILPINNMKINGGDVGSVNIKFNASTLTQFASSTGDVRTDALSQDGYGVSTINDVSITSEGKIVGTFSNGSVVTLASVAIARFTNPDGLSPDSQGNYKATDDSGPPLAGLVGSSIQGGSVEQSNTDIADEFSKMIVTQQAYSANTRVMSTAQQMMSDLINIVR
- a CDS encoding GntR family transcriptional regulator — translated: MREGERSPPTNRVGAICRSLRRAIVERALTPGDRLPEDALGERFSVSRTIARQALGQLAGEGLVELRRNRIAVVASPSWEEARDTFDVRISLERLVVQRLADRLSPEQRAALEAHIAGEERASGGPDAASIRLATEFHLLLAEMTGSPVLNRYVAELGYRCALILSLYSRPHSSDCAVSEHREIVAALVAGDAGRAVALMDHHLDAVAERARILDEPRRERDLIRLLAPYVEG